CTCCGGGAATCATGACCCTTTTGGGGTTCCGGTTTTTGAAGTTCTCGACCGCCATCCTTACGATCGCTTTTGCAGTCTGGTAGCCCTTGTCGGCTCTAAAATCGAAGTAGTACGATCCGGGAATCTTTGCTTTGGAGCTTGTCGATATGATGAGAGTATGGTAACAGCTCGCGGTCCTCGGGAGCGATGGGAAGATACACTGGTAATCGACGATCATCGCTTCAAGGGCGCCTGTCGTGATAACGAGTTCCTGGTTCAGGTGGTTGCCGCTCATCGGGATACCCTTGCGCATCAGTAACTCGCTTCCCGTGCAGCATAACCCGACAAGGTTGATCCCTTTCGCACCGTGTTTCTTTGCGAGCGCCAAAAACTCGGGGTCCGCGACAGCTTTCACGACCATCTCTGATAGCACCGGGTTGTGGCCATGAACGGCGATATTCACATGGTCTTCTTTGAGCACCGCAAGGTTGACACGGGATTTCAGGATCGATGGCGTACCGAACAGGACATCGGAGATATCTGTCCCGATCATTGACCCGCCCCATCCGTCCGAGAGACTGCAACGGAGTCCCTGCAGCAGAATGTTGGTATAATCTGCCCCGACACCCATCTGGATCCGGTGCATGCAGTCCACCACTTCGCGGTCGATCCCCCTCGGGGTGATTCCGAGCGCATTCCAGATATCCCGGGTTGCTTTCGGGGCACGGTTTAGGAGCTGGAGTGTGTTTTTCACCATCCCGTACTCTTCGAGCATGGCACGCCCGAGTTCGGCGGCAAGTTTCTCCGTGCTCTTGCCCTCGGTTCTGATACTATATTCCACACAAAGGCGGCGAAGTTTTTCCGGATCGGAAATACCGTAGTCCTTTGTCTTTCCGGTGCCGACAAGGTACAATGTTTCAACAATATCCCGGCCATGATCAGAATGCGCCGCAGAACCAGTCGCAATGGTGTCCAGAAGGTTGCGGGCAACGATCAGATCCGCATCAGCACCACAGACACCGCGGATGCGGTGGGGCGGGATGATCCGGCACGGGCCCATGGTGCACCGCGAACAGGATATTCCCGCTTCACAATACTTGCACGGAGGCTGCTGCATCTCAAACCGGTCCCAGACCGTTTCGATGCCCTCCTTCATCGTCATTTCAAGGAGTGGTTTTGCATTCTCATCGATCGTTCTGGCTTCTTTCTTCTCTTCGATTAACACAGGGTTCAGGAGGGACATCCGGGCACGATCGAGCTCGCAGACATCGATCCGTTCACGGATCAACTTGGGTTTTGGTTCTTCTGCCATTTCATACACCACGATAATCGATTAGTACGTGGTAATCAATTCAGGCGATATTTATAACTTCTTCTGATGTGAAGGGTCTTATTTTGACTATTGGGTAATTAAAAAAAAACGGGTGAGAAGTAGTCTTATACCAAAATGAAAATAATAAAAAAGGGTATAGTACCATTCTAACCACCAATTTTTCTTTGAACAATTGGAAAAGTAATTCATTCAGACACTCATGGGGGCTTCGCCATCGGCTCGCCCCCGCCATTGAGGCGACCCCCATATTGCGATATATGGGTAAAATCCTGTTTGAGCCGGGATCAACCATGTCTTACATTATCTCACTTTTTTTCTAACTATTTAATTTCTAATTTTTCAGCTAATTTTTACATCTGAACTCAAATTTTATTTTAGTGGTTTAATAAGGACTATACCCTAAAAATCAAAAATCGTTACCGGATACGGTCTGCTGGCATGTCCGACTGCGCCATTCCTGATGTGTCCGGGATTCGCTGTGCCCACAGGTTGAGGGTGGATTAATCCTATCCCTGGCTGCCTGCATCCATCTGTAACTTCAGCAGCGCAGCGGCGATCTCAAGAGATGTGTAATCGTCCACCATGATCCGCTCGATTGTCTCCAGCTGTTTGTCAAGGTTGCCCGCATCGATGGTCTGTTTGATCTTGTCGGCAAGGGCTTTTATCCGTGATTCTGCAGCATCACGCGCCGAGGGGATCGGGATCCGCGAGATCGTGATATTTGCGATACGCTGGATCTCGCGCATCTTGTATACATCTTCAGGGCCTACAAACGTGATCGCACGTCCGCTCCTGCCCGCCCGCGCCGTCCTGCCGATCCGGTGGACATAATATTCGGCCACCTGCGGGACGTCTAAGTTGACGACAAGATCGATATCATCCACGTCAATACCCCGCGCTGCGACGTCGGTTGCGACAAGTAAGTCGATCTCCCCTTTGCGGAACTGCGCCATCACCCGGTCACGCTGGGACTGTTTTAAGTCCCCATGAATTTCCCCGACACGGTACCCAAGGGTCTTGAGCCTTTTTGTCAACTGGTCGACCCGCCGCTTTGTATTGCAGAACACCAGCACAAGCTTGGGGTCCATCTGGTCAAGGAGGCGGCAGAGGATATCGAATTTGTCCCGGCTGTGCACCTCGACATACCTCTGTTCGACCTGGGGGACGGTCAGTTCCTTATGGGGGATCTCGACAAATTCGGGGTTCTTCTGGAACCGGCGCGAGATCGCTAAGATCGGCTTGGGGAGGGTTGCAGAGAAAAGGATGGTCTGGCGGTCTTTGGGAGTCTGCCCGATAATCGTTTCGATATCAGGCAAAAATCCCATGTCCAGCATCTGGTCTGCCTCGTCAAGGACGACCATCTTCACCCGGGACAGCGACAGCGTCCTGCGGCGGAGGTGGTCAAGCACGCGCCCCGGTGTCCCGACAACGATCTGGACGCCGGTCTTTAACGAGCGCAACTGGCGTTCGATCGGCTGCCCGCCATAGATGGGCAGCACAGTCGTGTGGGCCATGTGAGCTGCAAGCAGGGCAATCTCTTCTGCTGTCTGGATTGCCAGTTCCCTCGTGGGGGAGAGGATGATGACCTGCGTCTGCCTGTCGCGGGGATCAAGCCGTTCGAGGGCAGGGATGCCAAACGCCGCGGTTTTTCCCGTGCCGGTCTTTGCCTGACCGGTCACGTCATTACCTGCGAGGATTATGGGTATTGCACTGGTCTGGATTGGTGTGGGCTCTTCAAAGCCCATATCTTCGATAGCCCTGAGTATTTTCGGGCTGATGCTGAAGTTTTTGAATGAAAAAGAAGTTTCCATTTATCAGGTATTGGTGTTCTGATGTCTTTATATATCTTATTGGACAAAAAATTAAACCCTGCAGGCAATCGGATACTGGAATAAAAATCCAAAAAAATTCCCGCTTCTGTTTTACACGGGATTTTTTGCACTGGACCGTACACACAATACCTTAATCCCGTCAGACATCATTTCTATATACTCTGATACAGCGTTTTAAGCAGAAATTGGGTTATCAGGAAATAAGAAGGAGTGGATTAACTGTCATTCAGGAAAGACCAGAATAACGGGGAATTTGATGTTGAGACTCAGAACGAGACCGGTACTGAAGTTATCCGCGTCCGTCTGCCAAAAAAACGGAACCGCGAGATGTTTGCTTCTGCTGACCTCATGATGGGGGCAAACCACATACGTGTCCGGTGTTTCGATGGCGTCACCCGCATGGGCAGGATCAAGGGCAAGATCAAAAAAAGGGTCTGGATCCGGGAAGGAGATACGTTAATTGTTATTCCATGGAGCTTCCAGGACGAAAAATGTGATATTGTGTACAGATACCTCAAACCACAGGTCGAGTGGTTGCGAAGAAACCGGTACCTGTAACTTTTTTTTTAAATTTTTTTTATCTTTAGCTTTTTTTTAAACAACTGCGGCATATCAATCGATTCAAGCATAAAAAAATCCCTTCTGGCACAGGGCATAATACTTCCGGTGTGCCCCACCTCCTGATGAGGCATGACTACATCATCCTGCAGGACATATACTAATATGTGATTCGTTCACAGGATGAAAAATGAAAGGGATATTTCTTGATTCACGGGTCTTTGTGCCTGACCCCACGCAGATCCAGATCCTCAAAACAGTGGCAGAAAAACCAGCATGCCATATCAGTCATGTTGTGCACCAGCTGCTTCCTGACTACAGCGAGAGCAGCGTTCGCTCGGGCGTCCACAAGCTGCTCTCAAAAAGATATCTGGACGGTGGGAAAGCCAACAACGAGATCCTTTTAAGGATCACATCGGGCGGCCGCATGGCCCTCCAGCGGACAGCGGACTGACTGCCGGGCAATCATTATATTATTTTTTTATTCCTTGTAACCTTTAGGCAAACAAGAGTCTTTTTTTGTAAAAAATTCTTTTTACGACTGCGTCACAGTCAGGCAATAAAGGGTATCCCAAGGATTTATCATCCGGATCGTTGTTCATTGTAGCAGGTTAAAGAACACATAAAGGAGACCGATCGCGGTGATTTCACTCCGTTTTTACCGGATTTATGACATTGGCAGGGAGATTGACCTTGACTGGCTGGAGCGCGAGCTTGCAGAGAGCTTTGTAACGGCAAGGGCGAGTTTCTTGAGGGTCAAGCAAAAGTCTATCATGATCGAAGATCCGCCTCTCGCCATCCGGATGCAGCCGGTGCAGGTGGAGCGGCAAGGGAAAACATTTGAGTTTTCCGTTGTCGCACGGGTATATGATATCGGTGTGATCAGTTTCTGTTTTGTTTACGAAAACCCTGCTGCGGATTATTCCATGCTCAGCGAGATCACGTTTAAGTTTGCCGGCCAGGAAGGGCTGTCAGACTTATTCTTCGAGAACCTGACAAAACTGGGAGAGATCATCCGCCCGCATATCAGGAACTTTGCAATCGACCGGGATTTCTTTGAAGATTATACCGTCTATTTGACCGACCGGAGGGACGACACGGTTGACCCGGTACCACTGCTCATCGGCGAAACGACAGAAATCTCCCCCCAGATGAGAGAGGAGATTATCCGGAATTCGCTCAGTTACACCCCGGACGACCTTGCATTAATCTCATGGGATTCCGCGCTCCTCTGCAACCCGGAAGTTCCGACCGATCTCATTGACCTTATTGAATACGCCAATGTACAAGTCCTCGAGCTGAGGTACTATGACCGGGAACTGACCCGGCAGATGGAGAAGATGTATGACGATATTGAACATGCCGACCGTATGTGGCGGTTCCTCCGGATGCACCAGTACCATACAATCATGGGGAAACAGATGGAGACATATGCAGAGATCTCCGAGATTATTGAGAAAGTCAACAACCTGATCAAGGTCACCGAGGACGTGTATTATGCCCGGGTCTATGCAACTGCATTAAAAGTGTTCCGGAGCGGCCAGTGGAGCAGGAGCGTGAGCCGTAAGATTGATGTGATCCGGGAAAACTATTCGATGCTTTCCGACGAGGTCCGCATCCAGCACTCCAATTTCCTCGAATGGATTATCATCATCCTGATCGCCATGGAGTTTTTCTTTGCCATCTGGCAAAGCATGCGGGGATAGAAATTTAAAATAAGAACGGAACTGTATCGTAAAATATTTTTTAAAAACAAAAGAGAGAAAAAAATTAAAACCGGGGTTTCCGGTGCTTCGGGAGGCAGTCCTGGCAATAGACAGGTCTTCCCTCGGTCGGCTTAAATGGAACTTCGCAATCTTTACCGCAGTCTGAACAGACTACTTTTGTCATTTCACGGGGGCCGAAGTTTCTCGGGCCACCAAATTTTGATCCGTACATAATGTTTCTCAAACAGCCTTTTGTTAGAAAACTGTATACTTAAGAGAACGGCTGAGGTTAAGAAGCTCTGCATGCCTGCAGGGGCACATGCACCTTGTTTGGAGGGCAGGTTTGCCAGCATCCTACGCGCAATCGTTTCTCTTATCTCCTGAACCACCCCACCAGTGAGTGTGATGCGCGAGCCGCCGGTCAAAAAGATACTATACTGGTGCGACAACTGCAATGTCCCCCTTATAGGGAAGGGGTGTGCATGTGGAAAGGAGGGAAAGAAGATCCCACTTCTGCAGCCGTACGATGTACGCCCGGCACTTGCCGCAGACATGGAACTTTTAGCACGCCTTGTGCACGAGCATTTCGGTACCGTAACGCTCCAGAACATTGTGCTCTTCAACAAGACCGGCGGCGTCGACCGGGCAGATCTCGTGATCATGAGCGGGGAGCGGTTCGGATGGCTCACGTTCGATCCGGTCACGAGGGAATATAATCTCGATATCGCACCGGAAGCCCTGCTGTTCCTGCTCCCGCATGCGACCCGTGGCATCGTCGACCTTGAACAGTACACCAATGTCAGCAGGGAACAGGGGAGGATAGGGGGCAAGAAGCTCGTGCTCAACACCCCGGTCTCCGATGGGACGGTGATCGTAAAATACCGCAGTAAGTTTGGAACCGCCATGGTAAGGGACGGGCAGATCAAAGTCAGGGAGATCGTTTCTGTTGATCCAAGAACTCCCCCAAACCCGGACTGGAGTGTTGCCGTCCACCAGAACCGGTATCACCTCAAAAACCTTGAGCGCACCGCGGTCAGGACTATCAGGCACCATATGAATGACCGCCCGGTCATCAACGTCTCGTTCTCCGGGGGCAAGGACAGCACTGCCGTACTGCACCTTGCCCGCAAGGCAGGCGTGACATCGGCGTTTTTTATTGATACCGGAATCGAATTTCCTGAAACGGTGGAGTTCATCCGGTCACAGGGTATTGAGATCATCCCGCCGGTTGTCGATTTCTGGCAGGCCGCAGAGAAGGCGGGACCTCCCGGCAAAGACCACCGATGGTGCTGCAAGCTCTTAAAACTCCGGCCCCTCAAACTCTACCTCGCAAAAATTGGTCCGTGCGTGACCGTTCAGGGGAACCGTTGGTATGAGTCATGGAACCGGGCCGATCTCGAAGAGACAAGCCAGAACCCTGAAAATGTGCTCCAGCTCAACATCTCGCCAATCCGGAACTGGCGGGCGCTCGAAGTGTTTTTATACCTCTGGTGGCAGAAGATTCCCACCAATGTACTCTATGAACGGGGTATCGAGCGGATCGGGTGCTACCCCTGCCCGTCGATGCTTGAGAGCGAGTACGAGGAACTGGGGAAGATGCACCCCGGTGCGGTGCATCGCTGGAACGAGATACTTGAAAGATGGGCGGCAAAGAAAGGACTTCCGGAAGAATACTCCAGATGGGGTCTATGGCGCTGGAAGGCGCTGCCAAAGAAGATGCGGGAGCTGTGCAGTGCAAAAGGGATATTACTCAACGATGATTATTCCTTAAAGCCTGTGAGGGAACGCAAAGTGGAACAGAAACAGGATACCAACGAAGGTGATACAGTCGTGACCCAGACGGATGTACGGGAACCGGATACATTTGATGCAGAGAGAGCACGCAGGGACTTCCCGATCCTTTCAGAACTCATTTACTTTGACAATGCTGCAACTTCATTCTCCCCTGAGCCGGTTGTGCAGGCACTTGTTGAATTCGAGCACCAGTACCGTGCCAACGTCGGGAGAGGGGTGCACCGGCTGACAAGGATCGCCTCGCAGCGTTACTGGCACGCCCACGAGAAGGTGGCAAAGTTTATCGGCGGGCAGGATGGCATGACTGTCTTTACGAAAAATACCACCGAGGCGATCAATATGGTGGCGCAGGGGCTTGCATGGAAGGCAGGCGATCATGTCATTACCACAGTCATTGAACACCATTCAAATCTCCTGCCGTGGCGGAACCTGACCAGGCAGGGGGTCAAAGTCGATATCATCGGGATACAGCCGGACTATTCCCTTAATCCTGCTGCATTTGAACGGTCAATTTCAGATAAAACCCGTCTTGTCGCGGTCACGCATGCCTCTAACGTGCTCGGTACCATAACCCCGGTTGAACAGATCGCAAAGATCTGCCATGATCATGGCGCGCTCCTGCTTATCGATGGTGCACAGGCAGTCCCCCATATACCGGTTAACGTCGCAGACATCAGGTGCGACTTTTATGCGTTCTCCGGTCATAAGATGCTCGGGCCGACCGGCACCGGAGTCCTCTGGATGAAGGATCCGGTCATCGAACCTTCGGTGCTAGGAGGCGGGATGATCGAGACCGTGACAGCCGAAGGGTTTACTCCTGCGCAAGGCTACCAGAAATACGAAGCGGGCACCCCTAATATTGCCGGGGGGATCGGCCTTGGAGTGGCAACCGATTACCTGACAGCAATCGGCATGGACCGGATACGGGAACACGAGGAGCGGATCACAACCCGTCTTATCGACGGTCTTTCAAAGATCGACCGAATCCGGGTGTATGCCCCGGCACAGCAAGCATCCCGGATCGGAGTTGTCTCGTTTACCATTGAAGGGCTCCACCCGCACGAAATCGCCCAGCAGCTCGATGAGGGCTCCGACATTATGGTGCGGTCAGGGCACCACTGTTGCCAGCCACTCATGGACCACCTTGGCCTCAGTGACGGCACCGTGCGGGCGAGCCTCGCGCTCTACAACATCGGGCAGGAAGTGGATCTGCTCATTGCGGCGGTTGAAGAGATCGTGCGGGGATTGTAATACAGAAATAAGATACCTGATATACTGATACCTAAAACAGATACCAAAAAAATCCAAAAACGAGTATCCTGCGAAAAAATTACAGGGAGAATTACACCCGGTACAACCCCAATCCAGAAGTCCACCCTATGACACCTCCCAACGATACGAAGCAACGCTCTGCGGTTCTTCCAGGTATTACCGTTGATATCATCACGAAAACAGACCAGCGGAGCGGAAAACTGGTCCGTGGCATCGTGAAGGACGTCCTCACCAATTCCTCATTCCACCCACACGGGATCAAGGTGAGGTTGCAGGATGGAAAGGTAGGCAGGGTTCAGGGGATTATTCCATCTGGGAGGGGGCAGAAGGAGTAAAGTTAAATGATGATCATTTTTACTTGGTTGACGATACCTCTGACATCGTACACTTGTCAGAGAGTATCCTGATAAAAACCAAAGACACTCTCCTCGATCCCAACAGGTTCAGACCTTCATTTTAGTTCAATCCCCTTGTGCACAGGAAGCGGAGGTTGTAGCAATGACAGCTCTTGTAAGAGAGCCCGGAACAGTTACGTGAGGTACTCCCCCCACCTTCATACATGAGTGGGGGGAGCTGGTCTGAGCAAGGCCGACCCCATGGTGGGGTCTGAGGGGGTACCTCGCTTTGATCGGGTGGGGGGCACCTTAAGGCACATAAGTGGGGATACCCCCTCTGTTTGCACAGGAAACGAAGCCGATCCCGCTGGAATCTCTGTCGGAGACCAAAAACCGGAACAGGGTGGGGGTACCCCCTCATGTGCTCAAAGGTGGGGGGCTGGTCATCGTACTCAAGACCCCTCACGCGATCGCGGAAGGGGTCTCGATCCAAGTGGGTGGGGGGTGTCTGCCTTTCCTAAGGCCGCGATAGCGGACTTGAGAAGATATCGAAGATATCTTCGAGTTGCCCCTTGCCCGCGAGCGGGCGGGCCAACATTTTATCGTTGGGAAGTCGCTCAGAATTTGAGGGAGTGGGTTGAAAATAGAGAGGGGTAAATGGGTTTTGAAGGTGGGGGTAGGGCATGGCCAATGGGTGGCCCCCCACCCTTTGGACCGAAAGAAACAGTATGAGGGAGGTGGCGAAGGCTTGATGCAATCCAATCAAAATCGCGGAGATTATTCAGATGCGGCAATGTGAAGCGGAGAGAATTGGGATTGCGAGGTTTACGAGATGGAGAATGAAAAATCAAGAACACATATGATTTAGTTTGTTACAAATATTTTTTATTATAGTAACTCAATTAAGCGTTTTGTGAGATTTATCGTTACGATAACAGATTTGTTTTCAATAAAGCCGAAAAAACCATTTCCAATAATTGTAATAATTGTTGGATTTTTCTTCATTTTGACAAGTGGATGTGTTAACACAACAGAAATAAAAAATCAAACCGTTCTTCCAACAACTACGGCTGTTCCAGTCCATATTGTGGAAATCAAACCGGATCGATCTATCTATGATTCGTGGGGAGTGCTGTACGTCGGTGAGGGGGATATGAAAATATCCGTGCCTCCTCAATGGAAAAATACAACGTGGAATGGCGCAAATCAATTATATGCAACAGACAAATATGAAATGTCAGAAACAGCATTTGTGTTTGTTAAAACCGGATTGGATTTTGGAACTTACTCTTTTAAAAAACAAATTGACCAAAATTATATTGATAATGAAACCCTCGATTATTTAATTAAAATATTACTTCCTGATGGGACATCGAGTCCAGAGTGTAACCACACGTGGATTTATAAAGGCGAGGCAGGGGGGGTCGTCTGTCCCAAAGCCTTTAGTGATCCAACATATTATCTCATATCAGGTCACCCAGCACGCAAAATATCGTGGGATACTCATTTTCAGACTCTATACAAAGAATCCGGTACAACAATAGTCCAGAGTCGGCAGACTGGATATATTGTGTGGAGGACCATCGAGGATTCTCATAACGAAGCATACATCCTCATTCAAAACGATGGTCGTGTGGCCTACGTTCATGGTCAATACAGACCAACTGTTGCACTATGGGAGAAGACAATAGTGAAACAATCAATGGAATCGTTGACAGATAATTTTTGAGGCTCTGTAGAAACTCTGATTTTTTTTCAATAACCTCTCAAG
Above is a genomic segment from Methanoregula sp. containing:
- the cooS gene encoding anaerobic carbon-monoxide dehydrogenase catalytic subunit; its protein translation is MAEEPKPKLIRERIDVCELDRARMSLLNPVLIEEKKEARTIDENAKPLLEMTMKEGIETVWDRFEMQQPPCKYCEAGISCSRCTMGPCRIIPPHRIRGVCGADADLIVARNLLDTIATGSAAHSDHGRDIVETLYLVGTGKTKDYGISDPEKLRRLCVEYSIRTEGKSTEKLAAELGRAMLEEYGMVKNTLQLLNRAPKATRDIWNALGITPRGIDREVVDCMHRIQMGVGADYTNILLQGLRCSLSDGWGGSMIGTDISDVLFGTPSILKSRVNLAVLKEDHVNIAVHGHNPVLSEMVVKAVADPEFLALAKKHGAKGINLVGLCCTGSELLMRKGIPMSGNHLNQELVITTGALEAMIVDYQCIFPSLPRTASCYHTLIISTSSKAKIPGSYYFDFRADKGYQTAKAIVRMAVENFKNRNPKRVMIPGEPVPLMSGFSNEAIKKALGGSFKPLIDLIAAGKIRGAVGIVGCNNPHVKHDFGHVTLAKELIKKNILCVETGCAAIASGKAGLLRPEAAALAGDDLRAVCESLKIPPVIHMGSCVDNSRILVLAAELGNALNVPIHKLPIAGAAPEWYSQKAVSIGAYFVASGVYTVLGVMPHISGSPAVISLLTEGLKGAVNASFAVEPDPVKAADLITSHIERKRTELGI
- a CDS encoding DEAD/DEAH box helicase, whose protein sequence is METSFSFKNFSISPKILRAIEDMGFEEPTPIQTSAIPIILAGNDVTGQAKTGTGKTAAFGIPALERLDPRDRQTQVIILSPTRELAIQTAEEIALLAAHMAHTTVLPIYGGQPIERQLRSLKTGVQIVVGTPGRVLDHLRRRTLSLSRVKMVVLDEADQMLDMGFLPDIETIIGQTPKDRQTILFSATLPKPILAISRRFQKNPEFVEIPHKELTVPQVEQRYVEVHSRDKFDILCRLLDQMDPKLVLVFCNTKRRVDQLTKRLKTLGYRVGEIHGDLKQSQRDRVMAQFRKGEIDLLVATDVAARGIDVDDIDLVVNLDVPQVAEYYVHRIGRTARAGRSGRAITFVGPEDVYKMREIQRIANITISRIPIPSARDAAESRIKALADKIKQTIDAGNLDKQLETIERIMVDDYTSLEIAAALLKLQMDAGSQG
- the eif1A gene encoding translation initiation factor eIF-1A, which produces MSFRKDQNNGEFDVETQNETGTEVIRVRLPKKRNREMFASADLMMGANHIRVRCFDGVTRMGRIKGKIKKRVWIREGDTLIVIPWSFQDEKCDIVYRYLKPQVEWLRRNRYL
- a CDS encoding DNA-directed RNA polymerase — its product is MYGSKFGGPRNFGPREMTKVVCSDCGKDCEVPFKPTEGRPVYCQDCLPKHRKPRF
- a CDS encoding aminotransferase class V-fold PLP-dependent enzyme; translated protein: MREPPVKKILYWCDNCNVPLIGKGCACGKEGKKIPLLQPYDVRPALAADMELLARLVHEHFGTVTLQNIVLFNKTGGVDRADLVIMSGERFGWLTFDPVTREYNLDIAPEALLFLLPHATRGIVDLEQYTNVSREQGRIGGKKLVLNTPVSDGTVIVKYRSKFGTAMVRDGQIKVREIVSVDPRTPPNPDWSVAVHQNRYHLKNLERTAVRTIRHHMNDRPVINVSFSGGKDSTAVLHLARKAGVTSAFFIDTGIEFPETVEFIRSQGIEIIPPVVDFWQAAEKAGPPGKDHRWCCKLLKLRPLKLYLAKIGPCVTVQGNRWYESWNRADLEETSQNPENVLQLNISPIRNWRALEVFLYLWWQKIPTNVLYERGIERIGCYPCPSMLESEYEELGKMHPGAVHRWNEILERWAAKKGLPEEYSRWGLWRWKALPKKMRELCSAKGILLNDDYSLKPVRERKVEQKQDTNEGDTVVTQTDVREPDTFDAERARRDFPILSELIYFDNAATSFSPEPVVQALVEFEHQYRANVGRGVHRLTRIASQRYWHAHEKVAKFIGGQDGMTVFTKNTTEAINMVAQGLAWKAGDHVITTVIEHHSNLLPWRNLTRQGVKVDIIGIQPDYSLNPAAFERSISDKTRLVAVTHASNVLGTITPVEQIAKICHDHGALLLIDGAQAVPHIPVNVADIRCDFYAFSGHKMLGPTGTGVLWMKDPVIEPSVLGGGMIETVTAEGFTPAQGYQKYEAGTPNIAGGIGLGVATDYLTAIGMDRIREHEERITTRLIDGLSKIDRIRVYAPAQQASRIGVVSFTIEGLHPHEIAQQLDEGSDIMVRSGHHCCQPLMDHLGLSDGTVRASLALYNIGQEVDLLIAAVEEIVRGL
- a CDS encoding YwbE family protein, which codes for MTPPNDTKQRSAVLPGITVDIITKTDQRSGKLVRGIVKDVLTNSSFHPHGIKVRLQDGKVGRVQGIIPSGRGQKE